A stretch of the Uranotaenia lowii strain MFRU-FL chromosome 3, ASM2978415v1, whole genome shotgun sequence genome encodes the following:
- the LOC129754759 gene encoding uncharacterized protein LOC129754759 isoform X1: protein MNNLSVISESHLETEPEPSISRFPSIPETDPQPGVAHVRICERCGGPDARHVCSDAACLKRYCKRCITQYSEVGEVICCKKLRVRNVRIFTNVGPAFRQLRYMVLKNQQAPQCCWLHPEELYKMFCMECEMGVCVVCAFKKDGDHVDHKEDILLLDDAFAKLKPALRDLRSRIRHYNKAIKICLDRYIEGSAEKRAELRETLINHKDVLHSYYVKAETILIAEIKTADIVLQASVIVGSGDKFIRELLKIKQIKVVQEDLNQLNGPCDGFHAFKNILLKMSMRGESSC from the exons ATGAACAATTTAAGTGTTATAAGTGAATCCCATTTAGAGACCGAACCGGAACCTTCTATAAGTCGGTTCCCCAGTATACCGGAAACGGATCCACAGCCAGGGGTGGCACACGTGAGAATCTGCGAACGCTGCGGTGGACCGGATGCTAGGCACGTTTGTTCCGATGCCGCATGTCTGAAAAGGTACTGCAAACGGTGCATCACCCAGTACAGTGAGGTGGGGGAAGTGATCTGCTGCAAAAAGTTACGGGTTCGAAATGTTCGAATTTTTACGAACGTTGGACCAGCCTTTCGGCAACTTCGATACATGGTACTTAAGAATCAACAGGCGCCGCAATGCTGCTGGCTGCATCCGGAGGAACTGTACAAAATGTTCTGCATGGAGTGCGAAATGGGAGTTTGTGTCGTTTGTGCCTTCAAGAAAGATGGGGACCACGTGGATCATAAAGAGGATATTTTACTTCTTG atgaTGCTTTTGCCAAACTTAAACCGGCGCTGAGAGATCTGAGATCGAGAATCCGACATTACAACAAGGCAATCAAAATATGTCTGGATCGGTACATCGAAGGCTCTGCAGAGAAACGAGCCGAACTGAGAGAAACTCTGATCAACCATAAAGACGTTCTGCATTCGTATTACGTCAAAGCCGAGACGATACTGATCGCGGAGATCAAGAC cGCTGATATTGTTCTCCAAGCATCCGTGATTGTTGGTTCGGGAGATAAATTCATCCGGGAGTTgctgaaaatcaaacaaatcaagGTTGTTCAAGAGGATTTGAATCAGTTA AACGGACCTTGTGATGGCTTTCATGCATTCAAGAACATTCTTCTCAAAATGTCTATGAGAGGAGAGAGTAGCTGTTGA
- the LOC129754759 gene encoding uncharacterized protein LOC129754759 isoform X2, translating into MNNLSVISESHLETEPEPSISRFPSIPETDPQPGVAHVRICERCGGPDARHVCSDAACLKRYCKRCITQYSEVGEVICCKKLRVRNVRIFTNVGPAFRQLRYMVLKNQQAPQCCWLHPEELYKMFCMECEMGVCVVCAFKKDGDHVDHKEDILLLDDAFAKLKPALRDLRSRIRHYNKAIKICLDRYIEGSAEKRAELRETLINHKDVLHSYYVKAETILIAEIKTADIVLQASVIVGSGDKFIRELLKIKQIKVVQEDLNQTDLVMAFMHSRTFFSKCL; encoded by the exons ATGAACAATTTAAGTGTTATAAGTGAATCCCATTTAGAGACCGAACCGGAACCTTCTATAAGTCGGTTCCCCAGTATACCGGAAACGGATCCACAGCCAGGGGTGGCACACGTGAGAATCTGCGAACGCTGCGGTGGACCGGATGCTAGGCACGTTTGTTCCGATGCCGCATGTCTGAAAAGGTACTGCAAACGGTGCATCACCCAGTACAGTGAGGTGGGGGAAGTGATCTGCTGCAAAAAGTTACGGGTTCGAAATGTTCGAATTTTTACGAACGTTGGACCAGCCTTTCGGCAACTTCGATACATGGTACTTAAGAATCAACAGGCGCCGCAATGCTGCTGGCTGCATCCGGAGGAACTGTACAAAATGTTCTGCATGGAGTGCGAAATGGGAGTTTGTGTCGTTTGTGCCTTCAAGAAAGATGGGGACCACGTGGATCATAAAGAGGATATTTTACTTCTTG atgaTGCTTTTGCCAAACTTAAACCGGCGCTGAGAGATCTGAGATCGAGAATCCGACATTACAACAAGGCAATCAAAATATGTCTGGATCGGTACATCGAAGGCTCTGCAGAGAAACGAGCCGAACTGAGAGAAACTCTGATCAACCATAAAGACGTTCTGCATTCGTATTACGTCAAAGCCGAGACGATACTGATCGCGGAGATCAAGAC cGCTGATATTGTTCTCCAAGCATCCGTGATTGTTGGTTCGGGAGATAAATTCATCCGGGAGTTgctgaaaatcaaacaaatcaagGTTGTTCAAGAGGATTTGAATCA AACGGACCTTGTGATGGCTTTCATGCATTCAAGAACATTCTTCTCAAAATGTCTATGA